The Mustela nigripes isolate SB6536 chromosome X, MUSNIG.SB6536, whole genome shotgun sequence genomic sequence aatataatactaaatgaaataagtcagtcagataaagaaaaatgacatatgatttcactcatgtgtggggtttaagaaataaaacaaataaggaaaggaaagattgggagaaagagacaagccaagaaacagactcttaattatcgAGAACATACTGTtaggttaccagaggggaggtggtggggggagagtggGTGAAACGCGGGATGGGATGAGGAGtacacttgctgtgatgagcactgggagatgtgtggaattgttgaattactgtattgtacacctgcaacCAGAGTAACACTACACGTTAACtatgctgaaattaaaatgaaatttaaaaattttaagaagtgttAAAAAATAGTATGTCTTCAGAGCAGTGTTTCCCAAGTCTATCTACACATTGAAATCACCAAGTGTACTGGTCTGTACTACAGATTATAATTTGATCTGAGGATGTGGTCTGGGCTTTTCAACCTTTAAAATTCCAATGTGCAGACAAGTTCAGGTTCCCTGGCTCAAAGGTTTGTTGTGAAGGATTTAAAGCTCACAGAATACATAGTTTACTTTTCCTTGCAAGTGTTGGTTCACAAAGATGGGGACTGGTGAGTGAGATAATGTGTCAGGTTCAAGAGAGCTGAGAAATCTTATCCCGgtatcagttttctcatttgttaaacTGACATAACCCCATTTAAGCTACAAAATAGACACGTTTTGTAAGCTGTAAAGTACTTCCCAACAGCTTTTGTACATATTCCATTTCACTTTACACTTCACTCCCCACTGCCTTTTACAACAGGGCTCAAGGTAATTTTTCTGATCTTCACTGGTAGTGCAAAAATTTAGTAGTAGGAAGTAGGCAAGCCTGGAAGATTTCCTGACAAGAAGGCAGGACAGGGCTTAACTATCCCAGGAGGAATCTAGAGATACAAACCATTTCTCACAAGCAACTCCAAAGTCCCAAGTGCAAGTGAGCCCCAGAACATTACATGGTCAATGCAGGGCCCACCTACACCGGAAAAATTAGCCTGGAGCTGTGGAAAGGGTGTAAGTGATTAAGAGAGTCCTGTGCCCTTTGGCAGttactcttctttttcaattCCCTTGGCccctctataaaatgaggatggtCATATCTGCTCTCCATAGGACTGAAATGAGCCCAAAGATTGGAAGGTGGTCTACAGAATGGAAATTTTAGTGTAGTATTTTATAGCCACTACTCAcaccacaacaaaaataaaggcacagagaagtcatcCTAAATTTTATTGGCACTGAAATAGAACATGGGTTGAGCATAAATCCttccaaaaacaatttttaaaaactcccaaaaaacacacacaaaaaaattgaatACAAAATCTAACCTTTCtccccaggctccctgtgggTGCATTATTGCCCTTAAGAGGCAGCTAGAGTACCCCACAATTCCAGGTTTGAATTTAGCCAGTATAGGGCCTATCACCAAAAGAGTGTCAATATAATTTACAGCAATGCACATAAGACTCCCCAAAGTCAGGCAGGATGGAGTTTGGGAGGGATTGAAGCCAAGGGCTCTGGGCTAGGGGCACTGCCATGGAGCAACAGTATTACCCTTTGGGGACTGAActctggggagaagggaaaataaaaagaacaataaaaccaaataccaagtaatttaaaaatgaactgtaTGACCTATAGTGATAGATGACATCACTAATACTGAAAGCTTCTTACAATAGTATTTCTggcaaaatattcttttataatatagtatatgcTTCCTAGTATATGCTTCCCCCCATATGTGGGAATGGTAAGGAAATGAGGCCAAAATCATCCTGCCTCAAAACTAGTATCTTCTAAGGGTGCACTAGCAAGAAACACAGAAATCAATATTGAATTAGATGCCACTAGAATATATAAtactggtaagaaaaaaaaaaaggagcacacatgaaacagagaagaggaggaggttgCTCCTGTGTTGAGAAAAGGGGGTTAGAGTGTAGAAGGGACCAGACCAGAGCCCCCAACAGCTCTCTGAAGCCCATTGTGAACATTTACCCCCACTGGCAAGAGTTCTGGATGGGATGGCTAGGCTTTTGGGTAAACATCCCTACTATTCTATCTGGAGGGAATTTGGGGATtggaatggggaggggcagatccCAAGAAGGGAGAGACCCAGAATAATAGTAAGGGATACCTCTTCCCATAGAGCTCACTTGAAACAAGCCTAGGCTCCCATAAGGCATTGGGGAGGATCTTCTAAACAGCCCTGCCTGAATAGAATGGGCAATAGCCTTCTAAGATGTTCGTGAAGTCTCTTGAAGATACTGTCTCCTCCCATCTCACTGTGGGGAAAATCTGAAATCCTGAACTCAGGGACAAGACTTAGAAGGATTTTGTAACAGGTCCAATCTGGGAGGTATAGAGAAGAATGACTGACATCTTTTTCACTTCCAATCATTATGAAGCCTAAATAactctagaagaaatggacattGTAAGGTCTAATCCTAAATTCGCTGATATCCTAGAGCATACACCCAGGGCCCTACCTCCTTCTGTAAACTGTGTGATGCTCTAATTCTGCaaatcacaggaccctgaaaaggaaggaagttgtggggcagggatgggggttaGTTTTCAACTTATATCACACTTAAGTCCCACAGAACAGTGGGGGTATTTCCCCAATCAAGTAGGAACTGCCTCTAAGCTACAAAGTGGTCTCTTCTAGCAATCTAGATTAAAATGGACATAGAGGGAAAAGACGGTCCAATTGGCACTATAGTGGGCCATTTATTTGCCCAATGAGGTGAGTGAGGGCTGAGGGGCTAGGTTTGGTCCCATAGGGGCACTGAAGACTTGGCATGACTCCAGGGCTGCTCTAGTTAGTTGCTTCAGCACAATGTGAGTTAGGCAAGAGTATAGGAGTGTGGGggcaaggaagaagggaggaggggtcCTTAGAGGCTTGGTGAACATTACATGGACTCAAATTCATCAATACGCTGCTTAGTATTGCCCTGCCGGATCTGACGCAGGGTTTTATATTTGTCTCGGCCAAGTCGCATGTTCTCAGCATGGATCATGTCATTGGCAGTCTTCTTGGACTCATCACGGGCATTGGCCAGTTCTGAAGTGAGGGCCTGTGAGGGTGTAAGGGGATGAGGGGTTAATGGCTTGCTCTCACTTTACCTCTTCTTATTTAAGCAGATTCATCAGATTcattctctcttcccccctctacacacacacacacacacacacacacacacacacacacacaccccttaacTCCTCTCTTTctacatacaaacacatatatatatttttgagggCCATTTTCAGCAATGTTGGAAATGCAGTGGGGCAAGAATAAAATAAtcgaaaaaagaaaaatccacaaacTTTGTGGACCAATGGCAGGTATTCTCTGAAAGTAGAAAAATGTACCAAAGATTCAGGTAGAAATTAGGTCAGGGTATTTTCtggatacaagaaaaaaaatggagtatagggcaaaaaacaaaaggaggaggTGGCCCAAGTTCTGACTGATAAATGATGGGTGCTTATCCTTAAAGCTCTCATTAGAGAAAGGCTCAGACTCCCATACCCCAATGAGACAGGCTCCTCTACCTAACCCAATAATGATATAAGGAATGTACATGGTATCTTTGACCCTCTGGTCCTGTTGGAATACCTTCAGGTGCTTCTGAACACGCTCATTCTTCTCTGCCTCAGTGGTACGTTCCTCCTCACTGCGATCCTTGGCCATGGCATCAGCCCGCAAGTCAGCACTGGCCTCTGCTCCATTCTCATCCTGCTCATCCTGCTCATTCTCAGCCGGCTCAGCTACGTGAGGTGTACTCATGGCAGTCTTCAGCTCAGCACGGGTCTTCTCCAAGTCTTCTTGTACCATCTGAGCCTGTCCAGTAATAGAGGGCAGGAAGAACCAACAGTCAGATCAGGCTAACTTGTGGCATCCTACAAATGCATAGAATGgcccagcagaaggcaggcacCAGGAAGGCCAAGTCACTTTGTCTGCCTTTAGTTTCTGCATCTATGTAATAGGAACAATTTACCAACTTCCCTGGTGTATTGGAGAATTCTGGGAAGTATTTGAGAAAGCCCCGAGCTCCTTCTCCCATGATGCCTGCTATCAAGGAAGGATGCAAAGAATAAGGAGCCCAAATCTGAGGAATCTAAGGAACTGAAACCTATCCTTTATCATAAGGCTTTTACTCAGGGCACTGTGTCTTACCTTCTGCTGCCATTCCACAGCCTCACTTTCCTTCTTCTGTCGAGCCATCTCCAGCTGAGAGATTCGAGCTGTCAATTCTGCCATTTCCAAGGCCTATGGATAAATTGGAAGCTTGTGAGAGCTGAGCCTTCTGGTCCTCAGGACCTAGGTATTTTCAACCCCAGTTCCACTGGGGAGCCAATGTTCCACTTGCTTGCTGTTCTGGAGGCTCTTTTTACCACACCTCCTCCAGGATGACTGGAAGACCATCCTATTCTCAGATTTACTATTCTTTTTAACTCCAAATCATTTTGTTAGAAGTCATAGATCCACACCTAGACTACAGACCTCCTGAACACAAACatgtaatttctctctccctctccccgctttcctttcatcctccccctctttctctcatgcATACACTATTGCCCACTGCATATTTAGGGCCTTCATAAACCTTTGGGAATCAATGTGTCACTGTATGAAGTACCAGACCCCTTCCTGCTTTTCTGGAATGCTCAGGACTCCACTAAGACTCCTCCCAGGACAAGTATAGGAAAGATGCTATAGTGTCACAAGGCAATCtgaacaaggggaaaaaataacccTTATGCACACCCTCTCATCTTGGACACATCTATCTTCTAGAGGAAACTTCTCCCTGGTAAATAGGTCTTAGTTCCTGCATTCACACTCCAAACAGTAGAGCGAAAGAACATATATAAAGGAATTTGGGACATGGGTTCTTAACTTTTGAGTCACAAAagtaataaagatgaaaatttgtctggaatcagaagagacccctaatcactaaggaaatgttgaaaaacaaaaataaaactggggacatcacgttacctgatttcaagctttattacaaagctgtgatcaccaagacagcatggtactggcataaaaacagacccatagaccagtggaacagagtaaaaagcccagatatggaccctaaactctatggtcaattaatcttcaacaaaacaggaaaaaatatacagtggaaaaaagacagtctcttcaataaatggtgctgggaaaactggacagctatatgtagaagaatgaaactcaaccattctcttacaccatacacaaagataaactcaaaatggataaaagacctcaacgtgagacagaaatccatcagaatcctagaggagaacataggcagtaatctcttcgatatcagccacaacaacttctttcaagatatgtctccaaaggcaaaggaaacaaaagcgaaaataaacttttgggacttcatcaaaatccaaagtttctgcacagcaaaggaaacagtcaagaaaacaaagaggcaacccacggaatgggagaagatatttgcaaatgacagtacagacaaaaggttgatatccaggatctataaagaactcctcaaactcaacacacacaaaacagacaatcatatcaaaaagtgggcagaatatatgaacagacacttctccaatgaagacatacaaatggctatcagacacatgaaaaaatgttcatcatcactagccctcagggatattcaaatgaaaaccacattgagatattaccttacaccagtaagaatggccaaaattagcaagacaggaaacaacaagtgttggaggggatgtggagaaaggggaaccctcttacactgttggtgggaatgcaagttggtgtagcctctttggagaacagtgtggagactcctcaattaattaaaaataaagcttccctatgatcctgtaattgcactactgggtatttacccccaaaatacaaatgtagtgaaaagaagggccatctgtaccccaatgtttatagcagcaatggccacggtcgccaaactgtggaaagaaccaagatgcccttcaacggacgaatggataaggaagatgtggtccatatacactatggagtattatgcctccatcagaaaggatgaatacccaagttttgtagcaacatggacgggactggaatagattatgctgagtgaaatcagtcaagctgagagagtcaattatcatatggtttcacttatttgtggagcataacaaatagcatggaggacatggggagttagagaggagaagggagttgggggaaattggaaggggaggtgaaccatgagagactatggactctgaaaaacagtctgaggggtgtgaagtggcggggggggggggggttggggcaccaggtggtgggtattatagagggcacggattggattgcatggagcactgggtgtcgtgaaaaaataatgaatactgttatgctgaaaataagtaaaaaataaatttaaaaaaaagatgaaagtaaGGATGCTCACTCTATTCCCCTGAAAAGTGCCTAGACACAGTTATACATACAATTTTAGTGAACAAACCCttcaaaaagaggcaaaaataggTTCTCAGCCTTACTCGGCCACACTGTGTGATCTTTGACAAGTCTCTTAAACCTCCTTGAGTCCTAATTTCCTTAACTGGGCATAGTATCCCATGTGGGCTAATCCCATAGGATTATTGGGAGAGGAAATCAGAAAgtaagggaagaggaaaagttgCTAGCATAACTTGTAACACACAGTAGGTAGTCAATTAAGTGTAaattcttttgcttctttcctccctccctttcctttttcaggTCATCAGCTCAGATCCCTAAGGGCTAAGTAAGTAGAATAAAAGTAAGGGTTAGGGAAGACTGCAAAGCTTTCTGGGCCACATCAGTGACTCTGCAGCTTGCTTTTGAATAAAATATCTGCTGGAGACCTGTTGACTGGCACCCTGATGGAAGGAGACAGCCCTGCAGGCAGGAGTAACTGTGAATAGGTAGGCAGACAGGGAAGAAAATTCAGTTACCACAATCCTAGCTCATTTTATAGCTTTACCAGCTGTTCCTGAGTCTTCTTCTGATCGCGGGAGGCCTGCAACAGGGCTTCCTTGGCCTCTTCAGCTTCTTGACGCTCTTTGGCCAGTTTTTCAGCCTCACTCTGGGCACGCTTCCGCTCCTGTTCAAGCTCCAGGGCCCTGCGGGTCTGTTCTTCTAGTtctggaaagagaagaagggggaaagatAGTGAAATATGCAGACATGGAAGGAACACCTAGCTTCCTTCCTGGAAATGCTTTATCCCAGGGCACAGCTGGCAGAAAGCTCTGGGAACTCTTCCTTTTGCCCTGACTTTCATCTATCTGTAGCCACATATGGATTAGATAGCCTGAGTCTGCAGCTCAGGCAAAAGAGCCTCTAGCTCAGAGTTAGGCTCTAGGAAAACCCAGTCTCCAAGGTGACTGACTCTAAGCCTCACCGTGCTGAGCCTTCTTAGTCTGTTCCTCAATTTGCTTCAGCCTCTCCATCAGTTCCTCCTTTTCCCGTTcaatcttctccttctccttttctgccaTCTCACGcttcttcttctcattttccaGCAAAGCactaaggaaagagaaaggatggaaTAGGTCACATGGAAAGGCCCCAAGGCTCTCTGGCCCTGGACCCTCAGCCCTTACCCATCTAACACACTTAGAGCTTGTGAGTTAGGACCACGCTCCCTTATCCCCACATCCTGTCCTTACATTATAGCCCCACATTGGTCAGTACACCCAGGACCCTGTCATTTATTCCAGAGTCAGGATCTAACCTGGACTCCCAGCTCTACTACTCACCAATGGGTAACCAGTGGGTGAACTTAACTATGTCATTTCTTTGCTCTTGTTCTCAGCactcctatctgtaaaatggccTAATAAGTCCTGCCCATCTACCTCATAGTTATAGGGTCAAGTTTTGACTCTGCGTTGGGAGTCCACTGAGCTCTATGGCTTCTACAGGCCCTCTACATCCCAGCTCTAGGCTCTTTTCCCCCAGAATTTGTTGCAAATCTAAAACAAGTATTCACTTTTTTTGCCCCAATGCATCTTCTAGGAGGTTCCTTTTTCACCCTGGGCTAGgcgttttttctttctctgggcccTCAGAATACTTGACCTATattctccccatccctcctctttattatttttctccacagcacTTTCTCACCAActtacatactatataatttccGTATTTGTTCTCTTTCCACGAGAATGTCAGATTCCTGATagcagggatttttgtctatttatttttcactactcattaaatacttattgaatgaaaaaaatgacagggTATTTGTACCTTGAACAGTTATGTATATattgcttttcctctttctcctacCAGACTTTAAGATCCTTGAGGGCAGGTTCCTGCCAGATCCAGCTCTGTACACTTCCCCAATCTCAGTAAAATTTTTCCGAATAAATAAGAACTTTGGTTCTTATTTGGACTTATTTGGACTCCTTTTCTAAGCTACTACATTTAGAAGCCTCCTGAGGTTCCAAACTGTTTATGACAGAGTATCTACTACAACACTGTTCTCAAACCTTAACATGAACAGGAATCACCTgggatcttattttttaaataatttattgaggtgaaatttaCATCATAGTAACCACTATAAAGCAAACAATTTGGTGGCATTTAGTATATTCATAATGTACATTCACTgcctctatctagttccaaaacattttcatcactccaaagcAAAACCATATACACATAAGTGAGTTTCTTCTTACCTCTTCCCGCCCATTACCCCTAATAACCATCAACCTGCGTTCTGCCTCTAAACAtttatctattttggatatttcatatagtggaatcatatggtatatgaAATTTTGCGTCTGGTTTCTTTAACTTAGCATTCTGTTATAGAGGTTCATTCAGATTGTAATATGTATCaggactttattcctttttatggctgaatactattccattgtatggctatacaatgtgtttatctattcatctgctgaCCATTCGGTCTATTTCTATCTTCTGTCCATTGCAAATagcactgctatgaacatttgtgtacatgtactgttttttttttaaggatttttatttatttatttgacagacagagaacacaagtaggcagagaggcaggcagagagagagggggaagcaggctccctgctgagcagaaagcctgatgccaggctcaatcccacaaccctgagatcatgacctgagccaggcagaggcctaacccactgagctacccaggtgccccacatgtactgttttcaattattttgaatatatacctaggagtggaatttggggatcatatggtaattctatgtttaactttttgagaaaccaccaaactattttccatagtagttgaaacatttccaccagcaatgtacatgagttccaatttctccacatccttgacaacagctcttattttctgtatttatttattatatccaTATTAGTGAGTTAccaagtggtatctcactgtagttttgatttgcatttccctgataattagggATGTTTTCACATGTTTGCTGGCCATTTGCATACCTTTTTTGGAGAACTGATCTCCTAGTATCTTAATCAAGATGCagattctgggggtgcctgggtggctcagtggtttaagccactgccttcggttcaggtcatgatctcagggtcctgggatcgagtcccacatcgagctctctgctcggcagggagcctgcttccctctcactctctctgcctgcctctctgcctacctgtgatctcgtcaaataaataaataaaatcttaaaaaaaagatgcagattCTGAGTTAGAAGGTCTGGAGTAGGGTGTTAGATTCTGCCTTTCTAATAAGTTCTCAAGTTGATGTCACTGTTGCTGAGTCTTGCTACACTTTCAGTAACAAGGGAGTTACATAAGGAAAATTCTGGTGGCTCTCCCCAATTCCACTCAGAAATCCCTACAGAGTCATGTTTAAATGTGCATGGAGCTTTCTGCTAATGACACTACACTGGTCAGATAGGCTGGAGCGACCGAGAAATCTGCCTAGAAAAGCAATGGCATGAGGATCAGAGACTATATGGAACTATGAAATATCCCTCCCCCCATAAGCCTCTAAAATCCTAGGCTTCTGATGTCAGCTTCCTGGGGAAGGTGATGCCTGAGACTTAATAGTAGAGGTGATAACCCTGTACAgctctctcttcccccatcccAGGATGGTTCCATGTCTTTCCTTTATCAATCTTGACACTTTTGGGAAGCTTCTTTGCCCTAGCCTCCACCCTCCACTCTAGTGCCACAGAACCTACCGTTCCATCTGTTTCTGGTGCTTCTCTTCCCGGGCCTGTGCCTTCATCTGCTGTACCTCAATGGTGTCAGGCTTGCGGCGGCGCATGTATAGTTCATGGTTCCCCATGCACAGGGCCAAGATACGCTTGTTAATCCTCAGCCGGGGAGCATAGAAGACAAAGTCCTGATAGGAAACCAACAatcaaaatgagtttggaaggaCAGATGAAAGTGAGCTTCTGCCTTTTGAAAGCACTGAAAGGGTTATTTATCCCAATTTTCTCATATTACAGATAAGAAGGTTAATTATCAGAGTAGTGAAGTAACTTGTCCATGGTAACACAGAAGACTAGTGGCAAACCCAGGACTAGAACCCAGACCTCTGGACTCTAAAACCAGTGTTCTTTCCATCAAACCACAATTTCTTTTAACCTTTGCTTATGAAAACATCACATCCTAAAATATCCTCAATCTAATTGAAAGATAGGAATGGAACCTATTTGCTAATGAGGGATCTTGCTAAATCTCAGGGGTCTCTCTTAGAGGCCCCTGGGATATGGTGGTGTGGGGAGCTGGACTGTTTCTGTATCCTCCTAAAAGCATATCCTAGACACAGCCCCTTAAATCATTTTTGGGATAATGCAAAtcgtaaatacatacataaatacataaatttgaaCACTGATTGCTCtggctgtcatttaaaaaaataagcctttGATCTCAGCTGTCTTTGTTAATTAACTTTTCCCACTGGAAGTTGAACACagcagcaatttaaaaaaagaagaaaaggaaaaaacacacacacaagaatctAGTTTGCTTAATTGTTACTATAAATACCATTGGACCAAGGTTACCAATTAATGGGTTAACTACCAGTTCCTCTGCCATGGAACCCAAATTACTACTGTTTCATATGGCTTAGTGTGCAGTGGAAGGAGCACAGGCTTTAGAGGtcaaataatgtatatataaaccccagatttatattttttagctgtgtgatcttgagcaaatcaCTCCAATTCTTTGAACCTTAATTTCCACAAATATAAAGCAGGTATACTACTACTTACCTGACAAGGTTGTTGAGcattaaacaagataaaatatataaagtacctAGCAGCAGAAGTTCAGAGAACTTACAGCTGGAGAAGAATTGTTGAGGCCTTATGAGAAGGGTCTATCTCAGCATGGCCTTTAACCCCTGTTGGACATGAGGTATACCAAAAGAcaagacctttttcttttttctatcttacTCTCAATCACCAGCTTTCCAGTCTTATCAACCACAGGCAGCTAAGTAAGTGAAAACTGTGGTGAGCATGTTAGAGGAATGCCTGGACCCAAAGCCCTTTCTTGTTCTTGGGTTGCCCTGGAGATAAGTCTTGAGAGGACAGCAGTAAAGTTATACCAAACAGCAAGTTTCGAAGATCATCTTTtggatctggatttctggctCTGTCTATTctccacaattaaaaataaatcaagtataCCAACAGTTTCCCTTTCTGGAGCCTacaggcttaaaaaaaataagatgtgcTCTCCGTTTCCACCCCCACGGCATCAGGGCAGCAGAAGACAGTGGCAGAGAGGGAGTACTTAGACTGCCTGGGGCTCTCCCTCATCTATGTTTCTCCTAACACACATTTGCCAGGGTGGCACCAGCTACAGGATGTCTCCTGATCATGTCTCGTCATCAATAACCCCTTTCAGGGCCAATCTCCTTTTGTGCCTCCTATTCCTAGCCCCCgtacacatacaaaaaaaaaaaatccagaaaaatgagagaaacataCAATGACATGTTTGCTCCTAGCATTATCCAGGTCTTGGCAAGTACCTTTCTTGTCCAGTAGGAAGAATCACTTACCGGGGCTTTTTTGTCAATGGGCTTGATGACAAATTTCTTGTcattgaaagaaatatttctgatCTCACTCCAGGGAAAGCCTATCTTGGGAGTCAGTCTGTAGAGAACAAGAACATTAGGACCATGGAAAGACAAGAAGGACATAGAGGGTTGGTGGTTTGCCTTTTGCACCCCCTACTTCTTCCTTAAGGAGGTAGATTCATTATCAGCTCAGCCAGTGTTATCACAAGCTACCAGGTCAGTTGCCAGTTTGAGGGTGCAAAAAGGACCTCCTGATACC encodes the following:
- the MSN gene encoding moesin; this encodes MPKTINVRVTTMDAELEFAIQPNTTGKQLFDQVVKTIGLREVWFFGLQYQDTKNFSTWLKLNKKVTAQDVRKESPLLFKFRAKFYPEDVSEELIQDITQRLFFLQVKEGILNDDIYCPPETAVLLASYAVQSKYGDFNKEVHKSGYLAGDKLLPQRVLEQHKLNKDQWEERIQVWHEEHRGMLREDAVLEYLKIAQDLEMYGVNYFSIKNKKGSELWLGVDALGLNIYEQNDRLTPKIGFPWSEIRNISFNDKKFVIKPIDKKAPDFVFYAPRLRINKRILALCMGNHELYMRRRKPDTIEVQQMKAQAREEKHQKQMERALLENEKKKREMAEKEKEKIEREKEELMERLKQIEEQTKKAQHELEEQTRRALELEQERKRAQSEAEKLAKERQEAEEAKEALLQASRDQKKTQEQLALEMAELTARISQLEMARQKKESEAVEWQQKAQMVQEDLEKTRAELKTAMSTPHVAEPAENEQDEQDENGAEASADLRADAMAKDRSEEERTTEAEKNERVQKHLKALTSELANARDESKKTANDMIHAENMRLGRDKYKTLRQIRQGNTKQRIDEFESM